ttttttaaaacctcgggggtatttggtgcattctggaaagtttaggggtatttggtgcattaaggcaaacctcgggggcatttcatgaaaaatccgtattcTAAAAGTATTGTTTGATTAAGAGGTCTTGTTAACGACACAAAAATCGCTTATCAAGTATATAGGCACGCATTCCCACGATGAATCATGAAAACTACGTATgtattaaatttgaaatttacaTTAACAAGATGCTGGTTAAGGGCCCTATTTCACATTTACAGACGAAGTAATGGTGAGCCATCATTTCTGTCAAACAAGCCTTGACACAGCACCAGATTGATCTAAGTCAGGAGTTTCAGGACCTAACTATGATAACACATGTACGTGCAACAGGAAGTACATGTTTACTTGCCTGTTGTTCTATCCCTAGCTTGTTTATACATAATTGAATGTTGCGTAGCTAATAAAGAGAAAGGGATATCTGCAACTGCTTCACTTGTCATATTTTTGGAATGTGACTTACACTATTGGAAGAACTCTCTTGAGGTCCTTGACAGGAGGAAACTTTGCTTGAAGAATCTCCATCTGCAGCacttttttccttcttttttgaTTGCTTGCACAATGAATTCTGCATAAACATGAAAAATCCATTCAGGCATTATTCTTTTTGAGTTTTTGGTAACTAGTCATGCATTTTCCCATACAACTTAAACAGTGGGGCAAACCTAAGCACTGATTCAACTAACCTGCTGTCGCCCACAACCGGGTGTCTTCAGTTCCAGCTCTGTTGCTACATCACTGGAATCGTCGGTTCTCTCAAGATGTCTGGCTTTTTTTCCGCTGTCTAAACCTTTGCTTCGAGAATCTGGTTTGCTCATTACATAAGTGGTTGCAGGCTGAATGGGTTGTTGTTCAACATTTGGATTTGGGGTTGTCGGGTATGGCATAAAAGCTGGATGAGAGCTAGGAATTGTACTAGCATTTTGGCTTCCAAAGAAAGGGTAAGGCATTGGAAGCGGATATGAGTAAGGTGGGCCCATAACAACGGAAGGTTCAACAGATGCACCCCAAGGGTAAACAACCCTGAGTCTCTGTTGATACTGAGCATTGAGATTCTCAATGTCTGATTTTAGGGATGACTTCTCTTCTCTGAGCTCATTTTTCTCCTGGGTCAGCTGTTGCAATCAACCCTATCAGAAATGCACTTGGATGATCTCACAGTCTTTAAAGTAGAAAGAATGTCACCTCATGTGATTCCTCTGAGAGTGTATTGGATTCAGCTTTCAGTTTGTTGACCTCAGCAGTCAAATCTCTTAATATTTGGATCGTATCTGTCAGGATTGTTGCCTTATCATTCTTAGGCCGATCTGGATCTGGATATATATGGGAGAAATTTGGGTTCAACAACAATATTTCTTAAAAGCTTGCTTAACAAAACTAACGACTGTAGATGTGATCTAGATGCTGGCGATGTGATCTAAGCGAAGTTTCAACCTCAAACATCTACATGAAACTGCTACTTCAACAAACCCTACTTTTCATCAATCGCAGAGTTTTAATTCGCTTTCAGCTATTTGAAAATCTAGTATGCACTTCTTAGTCATATGATATTTTACTGTATCACGCAGACTTATCAATCATCATCAGACAAAATCCACAAGTTGTGCAAGAAACAGACTATCTAATACCATAAAGATGATGGCTGGAGGCAACACATGCAGCGCGCAAGGAATTAGAGAAGTGTGCACAAAAGGATATATAGATGGTTTACCTATAGCACTTCCAAGCTCTTGAAAGTGGTCATTTAACCGATCCCTCCTCAATTTTTCCCGATCTGCCTTCTGAACCTTTCGTACAGCGACGGGGTCATTCACTTCTGCTTCTGGCCTTTGTCTATGAAACAAAAAGGCAAAATGAAGAACATAAACCATTTCTTTTCTTTGCTAATCTAAGGCCCCCTTTAGTTTGGCGCAAAACGTTTCCAGagaaaaatgattttccatggaaatttttttttcaaggaaaaatacgATTCCAAACTAactttcctttgtttggttccttacaaGAAAATTAATAGAGAAAAAAAATGAGAGAATATGCGTGAAGATTGATGGGAAGAAGGAAGATGGAACTAAGGAGCTAAGGAGGAAagggaaaagtggtttcccttctTCTcaaatggaaaatattttttcaactttgagggagttatggaaaatggttttccatCCCTTGCTAACCCAAACAACTTAAAACGATTGAAAAAgcaaaaatcgttttccatgaaaacattTTACACCCTATCAAATATAGCCATAAGTTTCACTTTGGTTGGATTGGGAATTCAATCTCCCTCTCATCCCCCCTAATCCCAATAGGCCaatatctgaacttaactgaacttattttgtctgaaataagtcaaaataaatcgaacagaacatagCCTAAATGACAACTTCCTCCTCTCCTGCAAATGTTTTCAACCTTATGAATGATAAAATGTGTCAATCACTCAATATATGATAGAACAACATATGATCATGCCACTCACTATTACAGTTCTTCAACAACTTTACACTTTCTCCAAAAATTTCCATACTTCTTCACTTTATAGCTCAACTAAACCACAGTTTCCACAACTTCAATGCAGTTCTTTAAACTAAGTCATAACAATCAAAACAACCCTATTTTCAGATTCATCAAAATCAAGATAACAAAAAGAAATACAAACAAATTGTGACCCAAATCTCAAATTCCGCAGATAAGCAAATAAAAAGCATCAATCTTTATATAAAAACTGTAAGAAATAGAAAGTAACAAACCTGGAATCAAGCTGTGAGCTTtgggatcgatcaagagtttgatCCATAATTTAGTAGTGACAAATTCCTAATTATTCTGCttcaaactaaaccaaattaggGTTTATGATATTTGGGTATTTGATTACAGCAGGATTTAGCGAAATAAGTGAGAAAATACATAAAATTGTATAGGTGTTTGTTGTTGTCTGCTTATGGGAAGATGAACTGAACCCATAAAAGAAAAAGGGGGATGATCAGTGTGCTTGTGCTTTCCACGAGCTTAAACTTAAGGAAGGGAGCAATTGTAATTGTGGCGTGCACACGCTCCGTTTTTTCCATAAATTGGTCCAAACAAGTAAACAAAGCTGAATgtttatcgcaaattcttatttacaatgggagtacaataaatattgtacaccggattaaaagttaactcaaaatgcgtaggggcgtttggttggggggTTTCAACAAAGAGAAAGGCAATCAACTACCTTgattccctttgttgttgtttaatATACCAATTcaatcattccctttacccttgTGATTCCCCCATTTCCCTCTACTCTGATTCTTCACCCTACCCCAAGGAATCATGCTAACCCCTAAACTCTTCTTCATCCAACCAACTTAACTAACACGTTGACCATCTTTGACCAACACCTCCACCAAAACACCacctgtaataccccgaaatttttaaattcgatttattaaaattgaaaatatttattaacttaatttcgttttaattaaattacgaataatcgaatttcgttattttaatcgtttttacgaattattttaaacgataaatttataaactgaaattatttattttcgttaacgataatttatttatttttaaggaattattttaattaaacattttattacaaattctgaatttttgccaaatattgtgaatttattataaaaaaaaaaaaaaaaaattgaaaatgtcAGCTTTATTTTCTTGCTCCCCACGCACAAACCAGGAAGACAAATcttccttccttccctcaattcagtcaAAATTCAACCCTTggaccccaagtatacctacttacaaattcagaaattaaggagaaatttcaacaacaaacaaaacacaatttcaatttcaatctcaaaaaaaccaaattcaatttcaattcttctcctctttttgttccctgattcggaccaaccaccaccaccaccacctccggcaGCCACCGCGCACCACCATCCTCACCACCACTCCACCACCCCGCACCTCCCGACCACCCAGAACCACCGAACACCACCACGCCACCACCACAACTCCCTCCCctgctctctcctcctctcGCGTCCCCTGCCTCcttctttctttctcctctttcgccccacgccaccaccacaaccaccacaCCACCAACACCACTCTACTCCTCCGACCACCATCAACAACCTCATCCACCAAATCACCGCCCAGAACCACCCTGCGTCTCCCCCTCTCCCTCGCACcttcccctcccctgtttcgcaAATTACCACCCCCCCCATCCCCTTAACTGCTCCGCCGCCGCTAAACCACCTCCACCATTGCCGTCGAAATCCCCGGCAAAGCCCAGCCCAGCCAGCCTCCACGCCCTCTTCCtctcttcctccctcctcctctcctctcttcctTCTCTGTTTTTCTTTGCTCGTGCCTCaaccaaaaccaaacaaaataaaaatcagaTTCTTTGGCCTTGTTTTATTTTCCTCAAACCCCTATTAAATTGGGCCAACTAACCATTTGGGCCTTTGGTAAGACCaatctgaattttcagattttaaatttagcaatatttatgttttaatagtttttatgatataattatttactaataaattgattttattttcaggtttaattatcaaatatcgatt
This genomic stretch from Spinacia oleracea cultivar Varoflay chromosome 3, BTI_SOV_V1, whole genome shotgun sequence harbors:
- the LOC110779188 gene encoding transcription factor bHLH121 encodes the protein MDQTLDRSQSSQLDSRQRPEAEVNDPVAVRKVQKADREKLRRDRLNDHFQELGSAIDPDRPKNDKATILTDTIQILRDLTAEVNKLKAESNTLSEESHELTQEKNELREEKSSLKSDIENLNAQYQQRLRVVYPWGASVEPSVVMGPPYSYPLPMPYPFFGSQNASTIPSSHPAFMPYPTTPNPNVEQQPIQPATTYVMSKPDSRSKGLDSGKKARHLERTDDSSDVATELELKTPGCGRQQNSLCKQSKKKEKSAADGDSSSKVSSCQGPQESSSNSVSHIPKI